In Poecilia reticulata strain Guanapo linkage group LG17, Guppy_female_1.0+MT, whole genome shotgun sequence, the following proteins share a genomic window:
- the LOC103479039 gene encoding regulator of G-protein signaling 13-like isoform X2, with amino-acid sequence MQLENSESSLLKETAHVQSAVAMPSLATLTPPQHLNMDIDKKAIGYSGGNLKSRLQCKLSQSSNTEELCFEEMSQWSQSLERLLSSKYGMKIFQAFLKSEFSDENLEFWVVCEDYKKIKSSFRMSSRAKKIFKLYIQAEAPREINIDHKTREVIRTNMKVASAVCFEEAQNIVYGLMEKDSYPRFLKSDIYRTLLDSTSTPMRM; translated from the exons ATGCAGTTGGAGAACTCTGAGAGCAGCCTACTGAAAGAAACTGCACATGTACAAAGCGCTGTTGCCATGCCAAGTCTAGCCACATTGACACCGCCGCAACACCTGAACATGGACATCGACAAGAAAGCTATTGGATACAG TGGAGGAAACCTAAAGTCTCGGCTTCAGTGTAAATTATCTCAATCATCCAACACAGAGGA GCTCTGTTTTGAAGAGATGTCCCAGTGGTCACAGTCACTGGAGAGACTTCTGTCCTCCAAAT ATGGGATGAAAATATTCCAGGCCTTCCTGAAGTCGGAGTTCAGTGATGAAAACCTGGAGTTCTGGGTGGTGTGTGAGGACTACAAGAAGATCAAGTCTTCCTTCAGAATGTCCTCAAGGGCCAAAAAGATTTTCAAACTCTACATCCAAGCCGAAGCTCCCAGAGAG ATCAACATCGATCACAAGACCAGGGAGGTAATCAGGACCAACATGAAGGTTGCGTCCGCAGTGTGTTTCGAAGAGGCCCAGAATATTGTCTACGGGTTAATGGAGAAGGACTCATACCCACGCTTCCTAAAGTCGGACATTTACAGGACTTTGCTGGACTCTACATCGACCCCAATGaggatgtaa
- the LOC103479039 gene encoding regulator of G-protein signaling 13-like isoform X1 — protein sequence MQLENSESSLLKETAHVQSAVAMPSLATLTPPQHLNMDIDKKAIGYSSGGNLKSRLQCKLSQSSNTEELCFEEMSQWSQSLERLLSSKYGMKIFQAFLKSEFSDENLEFWVVCEDYKKIKSSFRMSSRAKKIFKLYIQAEAPREINIDHKTREVIRTNMKVASAVCFEEAQNIVYGLMEKDSYPRFLKSDIYRTLLDSTSTPMRM from the exons ATGCAGTTGGAGAACTCTGAGAGCAGCCTACTGAAAGAAACTGCACATGTACAAAGCGCTGTTGCCATGCCAAGTCTAGCCACATTGACACCGCCGCAACACCTGAACATGGACATCGACAAGAAAGCTATTGGATACAG CAGTGGAGGAAACCTAAAGTCTCGGCTTCAGTGTAAATTATCTCAATCATCCAACACAGAGGA GCTCTGTTTTGAAGAGATGTCCCAGTGGTCACAGTCACTGGAGAGACTTCTGTCCTCCAAAT ATGGGATGAAAATATTCCAGGCCTTCCTGAAGTCGGAGTTCAGTGATGAAAACCTGGAGTTCTGGGTGGTGTGTGAGGACTACAAGAAGATCAAGTCTTCCTTCAGAATGTCCTCAAGGGCCAAAAAGATTTTCAAACTCTACATCCAAGCCGAAGCTCCCAGAGAG ATCAACATCGATCACAAGACCAGGGAGGTAATCAGGACCAACATGAAGGTTGCGTCCGCAGTGTGTTTCGAAGAGGCCCAGAATATTGTCTACGGGTTAATGGAGAAGGACTCATACCCACGCTTCCTAAAGTCGGACATTTACAGGACTTTGCTGGACTCTACATCGACCCCAATGaggatgtaa